The Geothrix sp. genome has a window encoding:
- a CDS encoding haloacid dehalogenase-like hydrolase: MRSWAMPLCFDLDGTLGHFSSGFVLLREALGELWGSAPSAEELGRCTGSTDWEIVDELHRMRFGTALDEAGYEAYEAACVERFRAVFAPGGREAVAYAGILDALHRLAAHHRVWVVSGNAPDLLAFKAEVLGIDPAIPRLGSLPRHDRTALLRRALQDCPGPHLYVGDRPHDLNAAQAAGLPFLGVGGAVPGAHPSLPIDADPEQVVQSVAALMR; this comes from the coding sequence GTGAGATCCTGGGCCATGCCGCTCTGCTTCGACCTCGATGGAACCCTGGGCCATTTCAGCTCCGGCTTCGTGCTGCTGCGGGAGGCCCTGGGCGAACTCTGGGGTTCCGCCCCCAGCGCGGAGGAACTGGGCCGCTGCACCGGCTCCACGGACTGGGAGATCGTGGACGAGCTGCACCGCATGCGCTTCGGGACGGCGCTCGACGAGGCGGGCTACGAGGCCTACGAGGCGGCCTGCGTGGAGCGCTTCCGGGCCGTCTTCGCCCCCGGGGGGCGGGAGGCCGTTGCCTACGCGGGCATCCTGGACGCCCTGCATCGCCTGGCGGCCCATCACCGGGTCTGGGTGGTTTCCGGCAACGCGCCGGACCTCTTGGCCTTCAAGGCCGAGGTCCTGGGCATCGATCCGGCCATCCCCCGCCTGGGCTCCCTGCCGCGCCACGATCGGACAGCCCTGCTGCGGCGGGCCCTGCAGGATTGTCCCGGGCCCCACCTCTATGTGGGCGACCGCCCTCACGACCTGAACGCCGCCCAGGCGGCCGGCCTGCCCTTCCTGGGCGTGGGTGGGGCCGTGCCCGGCGCCCATCCGAGCCTGCCCATCGACGCGGACCCAGAGCAGGTGGTCCAGTCCGTGGCCGCCCTCATGCGGTGA
- a CDS encoding enoyl-CoA hydratase/isomerase family protein — MTPTVWYEGRTSLELLGGPGWAWIGLRSGDGLNRLHSDLLVALDRLFIELRWAGVRRVALSNSGWMGDRGHHFSAGADLHEVGSLDPVAAEPFARRGQRVMAHLLWPGWRTLTLLSGVAMGGGCDLALHGQERWAVDADATTGKGGLRLAHPAAKHGILTGFGGTVRLPEILGPEGADRLFLHFETWGSAEALAAGAVHRTLPPEAAGAAVLGWLELSAPPR, encoded by the coding sequence ATGACGCCGACCGTCTGGTACGAGGGCCGTACCTCCCTGGAGCTGCTGGGCGGCCCCGGCTGGGCCTGGATCGGCCTGCGCTCGGGCGATGGGCTGAATCGCCTGCACAGCGACCTTCTGGTGGCCCTGGACCGGCTGTTCATCGAGCTCCGATGGGCTGGCGTCCGCCGCGTGGCCCTCAGCAACTCGGGATGGATGGGGGACCGCGGCCATCATTTTTCAGCCGGAGCGGACCTGCACGAGGTGGGCTCGCTGGATCCCGTGGCCGCCGAGCCCTTCGCCCGGCGCGGCCAGCGGGTGATGGCCCACCTGCTCTGGCCCGGCTGGCGCACGCTCACGCTCCTGTCGGGTGTGGCCATGGGCGGCGGCTGCGACCTGGCCCTGCACGGCCAGGAGCGCTGGGCGGTGGATGCGGACGCCACCACCGGCAAGGGCGGGCTGCGTCTGGCCCATCCCGCGGCGAAGCACGGCATCCTCACCGGCTTCGGCGGCACCGTGCGGCTCCCGGAGATCCTGGGCCCGGAAGGGGCCGATCGCCTCTTCCTTCATTTCGAGACCTGGGGCAGCGCCGAAGCCCTGGCAGCCGGCGCCGTCCACCGCACCCTGCCGCCGGAAGCGGCGGGTGCGGCCGTGCTGGGTTGGCTGGAGCTTAGCGCCCCGCCGCGATGA
- the purF gene encoding amidophosphoribosyltransferase produces MPFRDECGVFGICPQAEASRQTYLGLYALQHRGQEAAGICSGDDQGLHLHKALGYVADVFTETVLDGLPGDAAIGHTRYSTTGGNVASAAHPFLIHGRFGQVALCHNGNLTNTETLRAALIADGHTFTSPSDSEVLLALINRAQADTLEDAVVSALRQAQGAYSLLILTEHTLIAARDPHGFRPLAMGQMNGTTVFSSETCAFDLVGAAYVRDVAPGEMVVVPRRGGELRSLFPLPKVQAKPCVFEHIYFARPDSLVYGQSVMVARREMGRRLALRHPVEADLIVPVPDSGVSAALGYSEQSGIPFDFGIIRNHYVGRTFIEPKQNIRSFGVKVKLNPVRHLLAGKRVVLVDDSIVRGTTSKKIVQMVREAGAKEVHMRIACPPTTHSCFYGIDTPKRQHLIASYMSMAEITAFVEADSLGYLDLKDLEACMGDDGQGFCYACFTGDYPVAPGAKG; encoded by the coding sequence ATGCCGTTCAGGGACGAATGCGGGGTGTTCGGGATCTGCCCCCAGGCGGAAGCCTCCCGTCAGACCTACCTGGGCCTCTACGCCCTGCAGCACCGGGGGCAGGAGGCGGCGGGTATCTGCTCCGGCGACGACCAGGGGCTGCACCTGCACAAGGCGCTGGGCTATGTGGCGGATGTGTTCACCGAGACGGTCCTGGACGGCCTGCCCGGCGATGCCGCCATCGGCCACACGCGGTATTCCACCACCGGCGGCAATGTCGCCTCGGCGGCGCACCCCTTCCTCATCCACGGCCGCTTCGGTCAGGTGGCCCTCTGCCACAACGGGAACCTGACCAACACCGAGACCCTGCGCGCCGCCCTGATCGCGGATGGCCACACCTTCACCAGCCCCTCGGATTCCGAAGTGCTGCTGGCCCTCATCAACCGGGCCCAGGCGGACACCCTGGAAGATGCGGTGGTCTCGGCCCTCCGTCAGGCGCAGGGCGCCTATTCCCTGCTCATCCTCACGGAGCACACCCTCATCGCCGCCCGGGATCCCCATGGCTTCCGGCCGCTGGCCATGGGCCAGATGAACGGCACCACCGTGTTCAGCTCCGAGACCTGCGCCTTCGATCTGGTGGGCGCGGCCTATGTGCGCGATGTGGCCCCGGGCGAAATGGTCGTCGTGCCGCGCCGGGGCGGGGAGCTCCGCTCCCTCTTCCCGTTGCCGAAGGTGCAGGCCAAGCCCTGCGTCTTCGAGCACATCTACTTCGCACGGCCCGATTCCCTGGTCTACGGCCAGAGCGTGATGGTGGCCCGGCGCGAGATGGGCCGCCGTCTGGCATTGCGGCACCCTGTGGAGGCCGATCTCATCGTGCCCGTGCCCGACAGCGGCGTGAGCGCGGCCCTGGGTTATTCCGAGCAGTCCGGCATCCCCTTCGACTTCGGCATCATCCGCAACCACTATGTGGGCCGCACCTTCATCGAGCCCAAGCAGAACATCCGCAGCTTCGGCGTGAAGGTGAAGCTGAATCCCGTGCGCCACCTGCTGGCAGGCAAGCGCGTGGTGCTGGTCGATGACAGCATCGTGCGGGGCACCACCAGCAAGAAGATCGTGCAGATGGTCCGCGAAGCCGGGGCCAAGGAAGTGCACATGCGCATCGCCTGCCCGCCCACCACGCACTCCTGCTTCTATGGCATCGACACGCCCAAGCGGCAGCACCTCATCGCCTCCTACATGTCGATGGCGGAGATCACGGCGTTCGTGGAAGCCGACAGCCTGGGCTACCTCGACCTGAAGGATCTCGAAGCCTGCATGGGCGACGATGGCCAGGGCTTCTGCTATGCCTGCTTCACGGGCGACTATCCCGTGGCGCCGGGCGCAAAGGGCTAG
- a CDS encoding tRNA (adenosine(37)-N6)-dimethylallyltransferase MiaA has protein sequence MPIAILGPTASGKSAVAVAVARRIGGTIVNGDPYQALSGLAIGTGQPDETERGGVPHVGYGEWPLSARPNPADFGAWVRERLSTCREPVLVTGSGLYLRGIWEQLSGLPPVAPGLVDRVRRWGVALSMPTLHRYLAAVDPVRAAALHPNDAARIQRALALHLASGKAPSTLLTGPGTGLPEGWRVLVVSPGRERRRERVTARVAAQVRAGWPREVRELVAAGHGPDLVALRPLGYTAWMAGGDPAQTQATVVQETQAYAKRQATWFRNQLPAAPHWDPDTESLETAFARLGLA, from the coding sequence ATGCCCATCGCGATCCTCGGACCCACGGCCTCCGGCAAATCCGCCGTGGCGGTGGCCGTGGCCCGGCGCATCGGCGGCACCATCGTGAATGGGGATCCCTACCAAGCCCTCTCGGGCCTGGCCATCGGCACCGGCCAGCCGGACGAGACGGAGCGGGGCGGCGTGCCCCATGTGGGCTACGGCGAATGGCCCCTGTCGGCCCGCCCCAATCCTGCGGACTTCGGGGCCTGGGTGCGGGAACGGCTCTCGACCTGCCGCGAGCCTGTGCTGGTGACGGGGTCGGGCCTCTATCTCCGGGGCATCTGGGAGCAGCTCAGCGGCCTGCCCCCGGTGGCGCCCGGGCTGGTGGACCGGGTACGGCGCTGGGGCGTGGCCCTCAGCATGCCCACGCTGCACCGCTATCTGGCCGCAGTGGATCCAGTTCGGGCCGCCGCTCTGCATCCCAACGACGCGGCTCGGATCCAGCGGGCCTTGGCCCTGCATCTGGCCTCCGGGAAGGCCCCATCGACGCTGCTCACTGGCCCCGGGACGGGCCTTCCGGAGGGCTGGCGGGTGCTGGTGGTCTCGCCGGGCCGCGAGCGCCGACGGGAGCGCGTGACGGCCCGCGTGGCGGCCCAGGTGCGGGCCGGCTGGCCCCGGGAGGTGCGGGAGCTGGTGGCCGCGGGCCATGGCCCCGACCTGGTGGCGCTGCGCCCGCTGGGCTACACGGCCTGGATGGCGGGAGGGGACCCGGCCCAGACCCAGGCCACCGTCGTGCAGGAGACCCAGGCCTATGCCAAGCGCCAGGCCACCTGGTTCCGCAACCAGCTGCCTGCGGCGCCCCACTGGGATCCGGACACCGAGTCGCTGGAAACCGCTTTCGCCCGCTTGGGGCTGGCATGA
- a CDS encoding TlpA disulfide reductase family protein has translation MSDAYVPESRWRTLAAAVLVGGGLLLAGGVAMRGLFGGGQEGAASAGVDVSRVAFRDAEGNRHTLADYQGKVVLVDVWATWCPPCRKSLPEVAELQKAGGDRFVVLPISVDRDGWNDVKPFLAQNPRLGLTAYLPDGERGLEPFGEISGIPTTLVVDRKGRLVQRWAGYAEGRARRALDEALKAH, from the coding sequence ATGTCCGATGCCTATGTTCCCGAATCCCGCTGGCGGACCCTGGCGGCCGCGGTCCTGGTGGGCGGGGGCCTGCTGCTGGCCGGGGGGGTGGCGATGCGGGGCCTCTTCGGGGGCGGGCAGGAGGGCGCAGCCTCCGCCGGGGTCGATGTGAGCCGCGTGGCCTTTCGCGATGCCGAGGGGAACCGGCACACCCTGGCGGACTACCAGGGCAAGGTGGTGCTGGTGGATGTGTGGGCCACCTGGTGCCCCCCCTGCCGCAAATCGCTTCCGGAGGTGGCCGAACTCCAGAAGGCCGGTGGCGACCGCTTCGTGGTGCTGCCCATCTCCGTGGACCGGGACGGATGGAACGATGTGAAGCCCTTCCTGGCCCAGAACCCCCGGTTGGGCCTCACGGCCTACCTGCCGGACGGGGAGCGCGGGCTGGAACCGTTCGGCGAGATCAGCGGCATTCCCACCACGCTCGTCGTGGACCGGAAAGGCCGCCTGGTGCAGCGCTGGGCGGGCTATGCGGAGGGTCGGGCCCGACGGGCCCTGGACGAGGCCCTGAAGGCGCACTGA
- a CDS encoding YIP1 family protein — MFRLVFSNPMELFDRVPVTEGLGAPWRFLLLLSIPVFLIMAAVFFFVGMGIMLAALEQTGKGDGKTLAAIMPIIFGVILLLMPLVSFLGMVVGGALNHFFLWMWGGLKPGVGTGQTIRAYGYASAFIQIGGLIPYLGFLIQIAGMVVIGMGLARMHRTDTWRGVCAALTPIFLLCCCGIAAAIAIPALIAAGR; from the coding sequence ATGTTCCGGTTGGTCTTCAGCAACCCGATGGAGCTCTTCGACCGCGTGCCCGTCACAGAAGGCCTCGGCGCCCCCTGGCGCTTCCTACTGCTCCTCTCCATCCCCGTGTTCCTCATCATGGCGGCCGTCTTCTTCTTCGTCGGCATGGGCATCATGCTCGCGGCCCTGGAGCAGACCGGCAAAGGCGACGGCAAGACCCTCGCCGCCATCATGCCCATCATCTTCGGCGTCATCCTGCTGCTGATGCCCCTGGTGAGCTTCCTGGGCATGGTCGTCGGCGGCGCCCTGAACCACTTCTTCCTGTGGATGTGGGGCGGCCTCAAGCCCGGCGTGGGTACCGGCCAGACCATCCGGGCCTACGGGTACGCCTCGGCCTTCATCCAGATCGGCGGCCTCATCCCCTACCTGGGCTTCCTGATCCAGATCGCCGGCATGGTGGTCATCGGCATGGGCCTCGCGCGCATGCACCGGACCGACACTTGGCGCGGCGTCTGCGCGGCGCTGACGCCGATCTTCCTGCTCTGCTGCTGCGGCATCGCCGCCGCCATCGCCATCCCGGCCCTCATCGCGGCGGGGCGCTAA
- a CDS encoding MOSC domain-containing protein, whose protein sequence is MTPGRVESIHLAMEAGASMRGVPEATALPGVGLEGDRYATRMGSFSAKPKPGRQITLIEAEAIEALALELGLVLAPGETRRNLVTRGVALNHLVGQEFTVGEVRLRGHELCEPCATLARVTGKPQILPGLIHRGGLRAEILGGGVIRVGDSVRI, encoded by the coding sequence ATGACCCCTGGCCGAGTCGAGTCCATCCACCTCGCCATGGAGGCCGGGGCCTCCATGCGCGGCGTACCCGAGGCCACCGCCCTGCCGGGGGTCGGCCTGGAGGGCGACCGCTACGCCACCCGCATGGGCAGCTTCTCGGCCAAACCCAAGCCGGGTCGCCAGATCACCCTCATCGAGGCGGAGGCCATCGAGGCGCTGGCCTTGGAGCTGGGCCTGGTCCTCGCTCCGGGTGAAACGCGCCGCAACCTCGTCACCCGCGGGGTGGCGCTGAACCACTTGGTGGGCCAGGAGTTCACCGTGGGCGAGGTGCGTCTGCGCGGCCACGAGCTCTGTGAGCCTTGCGCCACCCTGGCCCGCGTGACGGGCAAACCCCAGATCCTGCCCGGTCTCATCCACCGGGGCGGCCTGCGCGCCGAGATCCTGGGCGGGGGCGTGATCCGCGTGGGAGATTCGGTTCGGATTTGA
- a CDS encoding tetratricopeptide repeat protein, translating into MAARPAAPAAPRPAAALAGWPVWGRPLGWLAVILLGPLLLLPTPLAPLAVGWAILLALVIWGIGVATVIGAMVGTTTPVLMHLERGVRRWAARFAPDPEALWLQWAREAHRSSQAHWCLERASDLGGAEALFQEGLAYFEGGFGAGGQIAGRERMARAAHQGHPEAAYWLAEALRTGRGGRGDAAGALHWYQASAAAGFGPAAVWLAEAHAMGDGVAVDPDRARHWAGVAGRLAPHPPLSRSLLRHDAAPEDPLVQAGASLLQSLEDLADRGLQHRAGRWALGVGAVLLAGLGLGTVVTFFLVGASGLFFLPLVLVAPPGIMLAWQAWQLRRDRPRQGRDRLREAAEAGDPEACFRLGMAYRKGTPSMPPDDSCAAVWFRRAAEAGHREAMGALAQAYLGGHGVVRDPREAARWTEASRQGPA; encoded by the coding sequence ATGGCCGCCCGGCCTGCCGCGCCAGCGGCCCCCCGGCCGGCCGCCGCGTTGGCGGGCTGGCCCGTCTGGGGCCGGCCGCTGGGGTGGCTGGCCGTGATCCTGCTGGGGCCGCTGCTGCTGCTCCCGACGCCCCTGGCCCCGCTGGCCGTGGGCTGGGCCATCCTGCTGGCCCTGGTGATCTGGGGCATCGGCGTGGCGACGGTGATCGGAGCCATGGTGGGGACCACCACGCCGGTGCTGATGCACCTGGAGCGCGGGGTCCGCCGCTGGGCGGCGCGGTTTGCGCCGGATCCGGAGGCCCTCTGGCTCCAGTGGGCGAGGGAGGCGCACCGCTCCAGCCAGGCCCACTGGTGCCTGGAGCGGGCATCGGACCTGGGTGGGGCCGAGGCCCTATTCCAGGAAGGGCTGGCCTATTTCGAGGGAGGATTCGGTGCGGGCGGACAGATCGCCGGTCGCGAGCGCATGGCCCGGGCCGCGCACCAGGGGCACCCCGAAGCGGCCTACTGGCTTGCGGAAGCCCTGCGCACGGGCCGCGGGGGGCGAGGCGACGCGGCGGGGGCGCTCCATTGGTACCAGGCGTCGGCCGCGGCCGGATTCGGTCCCGCGGCGGTCTGGCTGGCCGAGGCCCACGCGATGGGAGACGGCGTGGCGGTGGATCCGGACCGGGCCCGGCACTGGGCCGGGGTCGCCGGGCGCCTGGCCCCGCACCCGCCCCTGAGCCGAAGCCTCCTGCGGCATGACGCCGCCCCGGAGGATCCCCTGGTCCAGGCCGGGGCCAGCCTTCTCCAGAGCCTGGAGGACCTGGCGGATCGCGGACTCCAGCACCGGGCGGGGCGCTGGGCGCTGGGCGTGGGCGCGGTCCTGCTGGCGGGGCTGGGGTTGGGCACGGTGGTCACCTTCTTCCTGGTGGGCGCATCCGGGCTCTTCTTCCTGCCCCTGGTGCTGGTCGCCCCGCCCGGCATCATGCTGGCCTGGCAGGCATGGCAGCTGCGCCGGGATCGGCCGCGGCAGGGCCGGGATCGCCTGCGCGAAGCGGCCGAGGCGGGAGATCCCGAGGCCTGTTTCCGCCTGGGCATGGCCTACCGGAAGGGCACGCCGTCGATGCCCCCGGACGATTCATGTGCCGCGGTCTGGTTCCGCCGGGCCGCCGAGGCCGGCCACCGGGAGGCCATGGGTGCCTTGGCCCAGGCCTACCTCGGAGGCCATGGCGTGGTCAGGGATCCCCGGGAGGCGGCCCGCTGGACCGAGGCCTCCCGCCAGGGCCCTGCATGA
- a CDS encoding NRDE family protein, producing the protein MCLIALAYRAHPAFELVVAANRDEYHARATAPAGPWEDAPGVFGGRDLAQGGSWLALSKRGRLACVTNVRRMEAPDPAAPSRGALVASFVRGHESAQTFSEGMATRAMAYAGFNLLLWDGGDLRYLNNHPRFLSRQVSPGVHVVSNADLDTPWPKTERLRAVMEAWVAAGKDDEAPLLAALADARPAPDADLSDTGVGLDLERLLSPPFIVSPRYGTRCTTLAALGRDGAVRFTELRFDPSGQLSGRTDARWTLEPEGRSS; encoded by the coding sequence ATGTGCCTCATCGCGCTCGCCTACCGCGCCCATCCCGCCTTCGAACTGGTGGTGGCCGCCAACCGTGACGAATACCACGCTCGGGCCACGGCCCCGGCGGGCCCCTGGGAGGATGCGCCCGGGGTGTTCGGGGGCCGCGATCTGGCCCAGGGGGGCAGCTGGCTCGCACTGTCGAAGCGGGGCCGCCTGGCCTGCGTCACCAATGTGCGGCGCATGGAGGCCCCGGATCCGGCGGCGCCGTCCCGGGGGGCGTTGGTGGCCTCCTTCGTGCGGGGCCACGAATCGGCGCAGACCTTCTCCGAAGGGATGGCCACCCGGGCGATGGCCTACGCTGGTTTCAACTTGCTGCTGTGGGATGGTGGGGATCTGCGCTACCTGAACAACCACCCGCGGTTCCTCTCCCGCCAGGTGTCGCCGGGGGTGCATGTCGTCTCGAATGCGGACCTGGATACCCCCTGGCCGAAGACTGAGCGGCTCCGGGCGGTGATGGAGGCCTGGGTGGCCGCGGGGAAGGACGACGAAGCCCCACTGCTCGCCGCCTTGGCCGATGCGCGGCCCGCCCCCGATGCCGACCTCTCCGACACGGGCGTCGGGCTCGACCTGGAACGCCTGCTCTCCCCGCCCTTCATCGTGAGCCCGCGCTACGGAACGCGCTGCACGACCCTGGCGGCCCTGGGGCGGGATGGGGCCGTCCGCTTCACCGAGCTGCGCTTCGACCCCTCCGGCCAGCTGTCCGGGCGCACCGATGCGCGGTGGACCCTCGAACCGGAGGGCCGGTCGTCATGA
- the rocD gene encoding ornithine--oxo-acid transaminase, with protein MATLAAKSEALIQQENQYGAHNYHPLDVVCTKGEGVFLTDVDGKKYMDFLAAYSAVNQGHNHPKIGEAMIAQIKTLALTSRAFRNDQFPPLLEKLCKLTGFDKALLMNSGAEAVETALKAMRKWGYDKKGIEYGKAEIIVADGNFHGRTTTIVGFSTDPDSTSRFGPFTPGFVIVPYGDLEAVKKAINPNTCAIFMEPIQGEGGVVIPPDGFLKGLREVATKNNCLLVLDEIQSGLGRTGKLFAFEHEGIRPDGITIGKALSGGYYPVSAFLANDEVMDVFTPGIHGSTYGGNPLACAVASAALDVLVDEKLVERAAELGEYFAKRLKGMKSDKVELVRVRGLWAGVQLKESAGKARPYCYQLKDRGMLCKDTHEQIIRLAPPLVITKEQIDWAVDQLEAVLQG; from the coding sequence ATGGCCACCCTCGCCGCGAAATCCGAAGCGCTGATCCAGCAGGAAAACCAGTACGGCGCCCACAACTACCATCCCCTCGATGTGGTCTGCACCAAGGGCGAGGGCGTCTTCCTCACGGATGTGGACGGCAAGAAGTACATGGACTTCCTGGCCGCCTACTCCGCCGTGAACCAGGGGCACAACCACCCGAAGATCGGCGAGGCCATGATCGCCCAGATCAAGACCCTGGCGCTCACCAGCCGCGCCTTCCGCAACGACCAGTTCCCCCCGCTCCTCGAGAAGCTCTGCAAGCTCACCGGCTTCGACAAGGCCCTGCTCATGAACAGCGGCGCCGAGGCTGTTGAAACAGCCTTGAAGGCCATGCGCAAGTGGGGCTACGACAAGAAGGGCATCGAGTACGGCAAGGCCGAGATCATCGTGGCCGACGGCAACTTCCACGGCCGCACCACCACCATCGTGGGCTTCAGCACCGATCCCGACAGCACCAGCCGCTTCGGCCCCTTCACCCCCGGCTTCGTGATCGTGCCCTACGGTGACCTGGAGGCGGTGAAGAAGGCCATCAATCCGAACACCTGCGCCATCTTCATGGAACCCATCCAGGGCGAGGGCGGCGTGGTCATCCCGCCCGACGGCTTCCTCAAGGGCCTGCGCGAGGTCGCCACGAAGAACAACTGCCTCCTGGTGCTCGACGAGATCCAGTCCGGCCTGGGCCGCACGGGCAAGCTGTTCGCCTTCGAGCATGAGGGGATCCGCCCTGACGGCATCACCATCGGCAAGGCCCTCAGCGGCGGCTACTACCCCGTGAGCGCCTTCCTGGCCAACGATGAGGTCATGGATGTGTTCACCCCCGGCATCCACGGCAGCACCTATGGCGGCAACCCACTGGCCTGCGCCGTCGCCAGCGCCGCTCTCGATGTGCTGGTGGACGAGAAGCTGGTGGAGCGCGCCGCCGAGCTGGGCGAGTACTTCGCCAAGCGCCTGAAGGGCATGAAGTCCGACAAGGTGGAGCTGGTGCGCGTGCGTGGCCTCTGGGCTGGCGTGCAGCTGAAAGAAAGCGCGGGGAAGGCCCGTCCCTACTGCTACCAGCTCAAGGACCGCGGCATGCTCTGCAAGGACACCCACGAGCAGATCATCCGTCTCGCGCCGCCCCTTGTGATCACCAAGGAGCAGATCGACTGGGCTGTGGATCAGCTGGAAGCCGTGCTTCAGGGCTGA
- a CDS encoding MFS transporter yields the protein MNPWKGLRGLPREVWLVCASTLVNRLGTMALPFLVLYLTEGRRWTPGEAGFGMMVYGAGALAAGPFSGRLADRLGHVQVLKASLWSSGTLLLLLPLATTKPLLFALIFLWAGLTQAFWPSAMALLADLAPPEQRKAVYALHRLAVNLGMAVGPAVGGFIAHRSYTWVFWTDGLSTLAGAALLGLLLKTPPRPSPHQDQARGASPWRDRHLAFLLLPFVPLLMVFFQIEGTLPLWVVRDLSLGSRFYGLLFTVNTLIIVALEVSLNLAMARWPHGRQLFVGALCLASGFGLTAWATGRTTLILTTVIWTFGEMILFPAMSDAVATLAPPDRRGEYMGLLSLCFAAGLALGPWLGVLAYAKAGPRAVWLSAFGIALGAGLLLARFRTPRGQPLQSAG from the coding sequence ATGAACCCATGGAAGGGCCTCCGAGGCCTCCCCCGCGAAGTCTGGCTGGTGTGCGCCAGCACCCTGGTCAACCGCCTCGGCACCATGGCCCTGCCCTTCCTGGTGCTCTACCTCACCGAGGGCCGCCGCTGGACGCCGGGGGAGGCGGGGTTCGGCATGATGGTTTACGGCGCGGGGGCCCTGGCGGCCGGGCCCTTCTCGGGCCGCCTGGCGGACCGGCTCGGCCATGTCCAGGTGCTGAAGGCCAGCCTCTGGTCGTCGGGGACGCTGCTTCTGCTCCTACCCTTGGCCACCACCAAGCCCCTGCTCTTCGCCCTCATCTTCCTCTGGGCGGGCCTCACCCAGGCCTTCTGGCCCAGCGCCATGGCCTTGTTGGCGGACCTCGCCCCACCCGAGCAGCGCAAGGCCGTCTATGCCCTGCATCGGCTGGCCGTGAACCTGGGCATGGCCGTGGGGCCGGCGGTGGGCGGGTTCATCGCCCATCGAAGCTACACCTGGGTGTTCTGGACCGACGGGCTCAGCACCCTGGCCGGGGCCGCGCTATTGGGCCTGCTGCTGAAGACGCCGCCCCGGCCCTCCCCCCACCAGGACCAGGCGCGGGGCGCCAGCCCCTGGCGGGACCGCCACCTGGCCTTTCTCCTGCTCCCCTTCGTCCCCCTGCTGATGGTGTTCTTCCAGATCGAGGGCACCCTGCCCTTGTGGGTGGTGCGCGACCTGAGCCTGGGCAGCCGCTTCTACGGCCTGTTGTTCACGGTCAACACCCTGATCATCGTGGCCCTGGAGGTCTCGCTGAACCTGGCCATGGCCCGCTGGCCGCACGGCCGGCAGCTCTTCGTCGGGGCGCTCTGCCTGGCCTCGGGCTTCGGCCTGACGGCCTGGGCCACGGGCCGCACCACGCTGATCCTCACCACGGTGATCTGGACCTTCGGCGAAATGATCCTGTTCCCCGCCATGAGCGACGCCGTGGCCACCCTGGCGCCCCCGGACCGGCGCGGCGAGTACATGGGCCTGCTTTCCCTCTGCTTCGCCGCCGGTCTGGCCCTGGGACCCTGGCTGGGCGTGTTGGCCTACGCCAAGGCCGGCCCGCGCGCGGTGTGGCTTTCCGCCTTCGGGATCGCCCTGGGCGCCGGCCTGCTGTTGGCCCGCTTCCGGACGCCCCGGGGCCAGCCTCTTCAGTCCGCCGGGTAG
- a CDS encoding sulfurtransferase: protein MPILSASDLRLRLPGVRLLDARQEPADYAAGHLPGALHADLNRQLSTATDAGHDPARGGRHPLPPLARFAAQVGAWGIDPGTEVVVYDASGGGNAAARLWWMLRALGHERVLVLDGGLQAALDAGLTVTVEVPAVTPLGPYPAERWALPLADAEAVDAIRQDPTRRLLDVRSSERWRGENETLDPIPGHIPGSLNLPWADNLGPDGRFKAAGDLRAQYQALLGGVPPARLTVHCGSGVTACHTLLALEVAGLTGASLYVGSWSEWCRSGRERARG from the coding sequence ATGCCCATCCTGTCCGCCTCCGATCTCCGCCTCCGCCTGCCCGGGGTCCGCCTGCTGGACGCCCGGCAGGAGCCCGCCGACTATGCCGCCGGCCACCTGCCCGGGGCGCTCCATGCGGACCTGAACCGCCAGCTGAGCACCGCCACCGACGCCGGCCATGATCCGGCCCGGGGCGGACGCCACCCCCTGCCGCCCCTGGCCCGCTTCGCCGCCCAGGTGGGCGCCTGGGGCATCGATCCCGGCACGGAGGTGGTCGTCTACGATGCCAGCGGCGGAGGGAATGCCGCGGCCCGCCTCTGGTGGATGCTGCGGGCCCTCGGGCACGAGCGCGTCCTCGTGCTCGACGGCGGTCTCCAGGCGGCCCTCGACGCCGGCTTGACAGTGACTGTCGAAGTGCCTGCCGTGACTCCCCTCGGGCCCTACCCGGCCGAGCGCTGGGCCCTTCCCCTGGCGGATGCGGAGGCGGTGGACGCGATCCGGCAGGATCCCACCCGCCGGCTGCTGGATGTGCGCTCCTCCGAGCGGTGGCGCGGGGAGAACGAGACCCTCGACCCCATCCCCGGCCACATTCCCGGCTCCCTGAACCTGCCCTGGGCGGACAACCTGGGCCCCGATGGCCGCTTCAAGGCCGCCGGGGACCTGCGCGCCCAGTACCAGGCCCTGCTGGGGGGCGTGCCGCCCGCGCGCCTCACCGTCCATTGCGGCAGCGGCGTCACCGCCTGCCACACCCTCCTGGCCCTGGAGGTGGCGGGCCTCACCGGGGCCTCGCTGTATGTGGGCAGCTGGAGCGAGTGGTGCCGCAGCGGCCGGGAGCGGGCCCGGGGCTAG